In one window of Streptomyces sp. NBC_01224 DNA:
- a CDS encoding FAD-dependent monooxygenase gives MTAIDTPVVIIGAGPVGLATALVLGRHGVRSTVFEQYDGVNPHPRAHVVNTRSMELFRTWGIADAVHADAVDPAWAGTILWKHTLAGEALGRIDLVEGPEDQLLRRVHASAAQLTSCAQDRVQQHLLDAVLAQGMATVHYSTTVVEVTDHGDSVDVTVEGVGKRQILRTCYVVAADGATGGMRDKLGIAMDGSPVLGHQLNIYFHADLSPWTGQDPALLIWLINSASPGLLIGMDGVRRWTFQRSFDPAVESPRDYPPERCAQIIRDAVGTTELDVDIRSVGPWTMTARTAETYRSGRVLLVGDAAHQFPPTGGLGMNSGLADADNLGWKLAAVLAGCASEALLDSYERERRPVAVDNARHSVLNAIKMAEVGIGPETARIAARLESPDPSVAAAERRRIAEAVPLQRPHFDALNQEIGYIYGASRHAGGVGGAPLSATDYTPTAVPGARLPHAWVERDGERVSTHDLLMPGFTLITGPAGATWADAFAETGEGVAKQTVVIGRDVTSPDGYCPELLRIGEDGALLVRPDGHIAWHSAEGSSPASALAALLDAVGQSA, from the coding sequence ATGACCGCCATCGACACCCCGGTCGTCATCATCGGAGCCGGCCCCGTGGGGCTGGCCACCGCGCTGGTCCTGGGCCGGCACGGCGTCCGCAGCACGGTCTTCGAACAGTACGACGGGGTCAATCCGCACCCCCGGGCCCATGTCGTCAACACCCGGTCCATGGAACTGTTCCGCACCTGGGGCATCGCGGATGCCGTCCACGCGGACGCGGTCGACCCGGCGTGGGCCGGCACGATCCTGTGGAAACACACCCTCGCCGGGGAAGCCCTGGGCCGGATCGACCTCGTCGAAGGGCCGGAGGATCAACTCCTGCGCAGGGTCCACGCCTCCGCCGCGCAGCTCACCTCCTGCGCCCAGGACCGTGTGCAGCAGCACCTCCTCGACGCCGTCCTCGCCCAGGGCATGGCCACCGTCCACTACAGCACCACCGTTGTGGAGGTGACGGACCATGGCGATTCGGTCGACGTCACCGTGGAAGGCGTGGGCAAGCGCCAGATCCTGCGCACCTGCTACGTCGTGGCGGCGGACGGGGCGACCGGCGGCATGCGCGACAAGCTCGGCATCGCGATGGACGGCTCTCCGGTCCTTGGCCACCAGCTGAACATCTACTTCCACGCCGACCTGTCCCCCTGGACGGGGCAAGATCCCGCCCTGCTGATCTGGCTGATCAACAGCGCATCCCCGGGACTCCTCATCGGGATGGACGGCGTTCGCCGGTGGACCTTCCAGCGGAGCTTCGACCCGGCTGTCGAATCGCCGCGGGACTACCCGCCCGAACGGTGCGCCCAGATCATCCGGGACGCCGTCGGAACCACCGAACTCGACGTGGACATCCGCTCCGTGGGGCCATGGACCATGACGGCCCGGACCGCGGAGACCTACCGCAGCGGCCGTGTCCTCCTCGTCGGCGACGCGGCGCACCAGTTCCCGCCGACAGGCGGCCTGGGCATGAACAGCGGTCTCGCCGACGCGGACAACCTCGGCTGGAAGCTCGCCGCCGTGCTGGCGGGCTGCGCTTCCGAGGCCCTGCTCGACAGTTACGAGCGTGAACGTCGCCCGGTCGCCGTCGACAACGCTCGCCACAGCGTGCTCAACGCCATCAAAATGGCCGAGGTCGGCATAGGGCCCGAGACGGCCAGGATCGCCGCACGCCTCGAAAGCCCGGACCCGTCAGTTGCCGCGGCGGAACGCCGGCGGATCGCGGAAGCCGTCCCTCTGCAGCGCCCGCACTTCGACGCGCTCAACCAGGAGATCGGATACATCTACGGGGCGAGCCGGCACGCCGGCGGCGTCGGCGGAGCCCCGCTCTCGGCCACCGACTACACACCGACTGCCGTCCCCGGAGCGAGACTTCCGCACGCCTGGGTCGAACGTGACGGGGAACGGGTGTCGACGCACGACCTCCTCATGCCAGGCTTCACCCTCATCACAGGGCCCGCGGGAGCCACCTGGGCCGATGCCTTCGCGGAGACCGGGGAAGGCGTGGCGAAACAGACTGTCGTGATCGGCCGGGATGTCACCAGCCCGGACGGCTACTGTCCGGAGCTGCTCAGGATCGGTGAGGACGGAGCCCTCCTCGTCCGACCGGACGGCCACATCGCGTGGCACAGCGCCGAGGGATCATCCCCTGCGTCCGCGCTCGCCGCCCTGCTCGACGCGGTCGGGCAGTCAGCCTAG